ATGTCGCGCTGTTCCACTCCATCCTCGGGCTGCGCTCCGCCGAACTCGCCGCGGCCGAGCGACTGCGGCGCGCCGGGCATGAGGTCCTCGCACCGGACCTGTTCGGCGGCCGTACCGCGACCACGCTCGACCAGGGGTTCCGGACAGCCGGCCAGGTCGGCTGGACGACGGTGGTCGAGCGCGCCCGCCGAGCCCTCCAGGCCATGCCGGACGACACGGTGCTGGCCGGCCTGTCGATGGGCGCGGGCGTCGTCGGCGCCGTCTGGCCCGAGCGCCCCGACACCGCCGGGGTCCTCCTGCTGCACGCCCCCGCCGAGATCCCGGCGTCCGTCCGGCCGGGCCTCCGGGTGCAGCTGCACGCCGCCGACCCGGACCACTTCGCACCGCCCGACCAGGTCGCCGCCCTGCGGCGCTCGGCCCGGGCCGCCGGCGCCGAGCTGGAGATCTTCCGCTACCCGGGCGTCGGCCACTTCTACACCGACCCCGGATTCCCCGACCACGACTCCGCTGCGTCCGAGCTGACCTGGAGCAGGGTGCTCGACTTCCTCGCCTCGGCGTGAAGCCGCGCGCGTGCGCGGCCAACGTCGCCCGCGACGGCACCGGACGGGGCCCAGGGCGCTCGTGCCCGGTAGCCGGGGCCGGAGGCGCGGCCCCGTAATCGCCCGGTGGTGACGGCTCGTTAATTGATCTGCATTTCGGGCCACTGGTCTTCCCGGCGCGGGACATTTTCGAGGCGTGGTAAGGACCACGGCAGGGCGGAGGTACGCTCGGTATCCGGCCGCGTGCATTGTGTGGCGGGAAACGATGTCGATTTGCTCTCACCGCAAGGCGTGGCGGCATGAAACGCGTATCCGGGGGGACGCATCCCGGCCGAGCGGCGATCGCTTTCGTGCTTTCGGTGTGGCGGCACGAGTCCGTTGATCGTTGGCCTTGGCATAAGGAGAAGACATCGAAATGACCGTGTCGCAGCAGGAGCCGACGCCCCCCGGAGACGACCTGCTCTCCTCCCCGTCCGACGATCGCGCGCACCGGATCCGCCGCGCTCTGGAGCGGCTGATCGGCGTGGCGGCGACGGAGGGCAACGCCGTGACGCCCATGCGCAACGGGGACGAGATCTTCCCCCGGATGCTGGACGAGATCGCCGGGGCGCGGCGCACCATCGACATGATGACCTATGTGTACTGGCGCGGGGACATCGCCCACCGGTTCGCCGACGCGCTGTCGGAGCGCGCCCGCGCGGGGGTGCGGGTCCGGCTGCTCCTGGACGGCATCGGCGCCTGGCAGATCGAGAAAGACCTGGTGGAGCGGATGGAGCGGGCGGGCGTGACGGTCGCCTGGTTCCGCAAGCCCGTGTACGTGTCGCCGTTCAAGCAGAACCACCGCTGCCACCGAAAGGTGCTGGTGGTGGACGAGCGGACGGCCTTCACCGGCGGGGTGGGCATCGCGGAGGAATGGTGCGGCGACGCCCGGGACGAGAGCGAGTGGCGCGACAGCCATTTCCGGGTCCGCGGCCCCGCGGTGGACGGGATCGCGGCCGCGTTCGCGCAGAACTGGGCCGAGTGCCACGACACGCTGTTCGACGACCGCGACCGTTTCATCGGCCATGAGCCGGCCGGCGACGCCGTGGTGCAGGTGGTGCGGGGGTCGGCCAGCGTCGGCTGGCAGGACATGCAGACCCTTCTCCGCGTCGTCCTGCAGCTGGCCGAGCGGCGGCTGCGGGTGGCCTCGGCGTATTTCGCGCCCGACGACTACTTCGTCAATCTGCTGTGCGGGACCGTCGCCCGCGGGGTCGAGGTGGAGATGCTCCTGCCCGGTCCGCACGCCGACAAGCGCGTGAGCCGCCTGGCGAGCCAGCGGCATTACGAGGACCTTTTGAAGTGCGGCGTGCGCATTAACCAGTTCCAGCCGTCGATGCTGCACACCAAAATTCTCACCATGGACGGAATGGTCTCGCTGATCGGGTCCACGAACTTCAACCGGCGGTCCCTCGACCACGACGAGGAGGTCATGCTGGCCGTGATCGACAAGGATCTGACCGCGACCCTGGACGCCCATTTCGAGGAGGACCTCGCGCGCAGCCAGCGGGTCGACCACGCCCGGTGGGCCCGGCGTTCCGTGACGCAGCGCGCCAAGGAAATGTCGATCATGCCCATTCGCCGTTTCCTCTAGTCCGGCGTTCCGGGAGGGGTCCTGAAGCGGTACGGGGTGAAGGTCGTGCCGTCCACGAGGAGGTCGCAGCGGTCGATGGTGGCGTCGGCGGTGAAGTGGGCCTGCTCGCGGACGGCCCAGTCCTCCCAGGCCCCGGCGTACTCGGGGCCGTCCCGGTCGAGGGCGCGGGCGCGGCGCAGGTCGTACGGTGCGTCGATCCAGATCCGGTAGGCGGCGGGCGCCTTCGCCCACGCGGAGCCGACGCCCTCGATGAGCAGCACAGGCGCGGGCGGGACGCTCTCCTCGGGGCCGTAGCGGTCGTCGTGCCAGTCGTAGCGGCGCAGCACGGCGGGGCGCCCGTCCCGCAGCGGGCCCAGCACCGCCTGCCGGAGGGGGCGCCACCAGGTGAGGGGGTCCGCGTCCCACGGCACCCGGAAGTCGTCCGACCGGACGACCGGGGCGCCGACCAGGACCTCCGCCAGGTGACCCGCGAACGTGGACTTGCCCGCGCCGCTCGGGCCGTCCACCGCGACGATCCGCACCGGGCCGCAGGACGGCGGCAGCGCGAGCAGCCGCGCGGCGAGCGCGGAGTAGGTCACGCTGGAGGAGGCCCCACCGGGGTGGGACGCGGCAGACTGCGGCACGGACGGCATACTTCCAGGTACCGAGCCGGCCTTTGCACGGAGCCGTCCCCCAGGAGCCCCCAGAAGGAGAACGTCCTTTGCCCGGACCGCTCGAAGGCATCGTGATCGTCGACCTCAGCCGTGTCGTGGCGGGCCCGCAGGCCACCATGACGCTCGCCGACCTCGGCGCCCGCGTGATCAAGGTCGAGCGGCCCGGAACCGGGGACGAGACCCGGGGCTGGGGGCCGCCGTTCGCGGGCGCCGACCGGGTGAGCACCTACTACCTGTCGATCAACCGGAACAAGGAGTCGATCACCCTCGACCTGAAGTCGCACGAGGGCCGGGACGTCCTCACCCGGCTCGTCCGGCACGCCGACGTGCTGGTGGAGAACTTCCGGGCGGGCGTGCTCGACCGGCTCGGCTTCCCGGTGGAGCGGCTGCACGAGCTGAACCCGGGGCTGGTCGTCCTGTCCATCACCGGGTTCGGGCACGACGGGCCCGAGGGCGGGCGGCCCGGCTACGACGCGGTCATGCAGGGCGAGGCGGGGATCATGAGCGTGACGGGGCCGCCCGGCACGCCGAGCAAGGTCGGCCTGTCGATCGCCGACATCCTCGCCGCGGGCAACGGCGTGGCGGGCGTGCTGGCCGCCCTGTACGAGCGGACCCGCACCGGGCGCGGGGCCGTCGTCCGCACCTCGCTGCTGGCGTCGGTGGTCGGCGCCCACATGTTCCAGGGGACGCGCTGGACCGTCGCCCGGGAGGTCCCCGAGTCGGTCGGCAACGACCACCCGTCCATCGCCCCCTACGGGACGTTCCGCTGCGAGGACGGGCAGATCCAGATCGGCGTGGCGAACCAGAGCCTGTGGCGCAGGTTCGCGCCGATCGTCGGCCTGGACCCCGATGACGCCCGTTACGCGACGATCCTCGACCGCACGGCCCGGCGCGCCGAGCTGACCGCCGACATCGAGCGGGTCCTCGCGGGCGGCACGCGCGACGCCTGGCTCGCGCGGTTCGGCGAGGCGGGCGTCCCGGCCGGGGCGATCCGGTCGATCGACGAGGTGTACGAGTGGGAGCAGACCCGCTCGCAGGGCCTGGTCGTCGAGGTGGAGCACCCGCGGCTCGGCCCGATCGAGCTGCCGGGGCCGCCGCTGCGCTTCGACGGCGCGCAGCCGCGCGAGCACACCGCGCCGCCGCTGCTGGGCGAGCACACCGGCGCGGTCATGGCCTGGCTGGAGGAACGGGAGAACGAGGAGAGGGGCGAGTGATGGACCTGCTCGGCGGGACGGGCGGCCCGGTGCGGGTCGCCGGACGTGAGCTGCCGCGCGACGAGCTGTTCGGCCGGGCGTCCGCCGTCGCCGCGGAGATCCGGGGCGCCGGCGCGGTCGCCGTGCACGCCACGGCGTCCCTGGAGACGGTCGCGGCGGTCGTGGGCGGGCTCCTCGCAGGCGTCCCCGTGGTGCCGCTGCCCCCCGACTCCGGGCCCGCCGAACGCGCGCACATCCTCGGCGACTCCGGCGCCGAGCTGATCCTCGCGGGCGGGAGGACGGAGGTCTCCGCCACGGAGCCGCCGCTCCTCCCGGTCGACTGGCTGTCGCCGCACGACGGCGGCGTCGACGCCGAGGCCGCCCCCGACGCGACCGCCCTGATCCTCTACACGAGCGGGACGACGGGGGCGCCGAAGGGCGTCCTGATCTCGCGGAGCGCCATCGCCGCCGGGCTCGACGCCCTCGCCGAGGCGTGGGCCTGGACGCCCGGCGACGTCCTGGTCCACGGGCTGCCGCTGTTCCACGTGCACGGGCTCGTCCTCGGCGTGCTCGGCCCCCTGCGGGTCGGTTCGCCCCTCGTCCACACAGGGCGCCCCAAGCCGGAGCTGTACGCGGCGGCGGCGCGGGACGACGGCGGCAGCCTGTTCTTCGGCGTCCCCACCGTCTGGTCGAGGACGGCCGCGGACCCGTCCACGGCCGGGGCCCTGAGCGGCGCGCGGCTGCTCGTCTCCGGCAGCGCCCCGCTGCCCGTGCCCGTGTTCGAGCGGCTCTCGGCCCTCACCGGGCACCGTCCGGTGGAGCGGTACGGCATGACCGAGACCCTCATCACGGTCAGCGCCCGCGCCGAGGGCGACCGCCGCCCCGGCTACGTCGGCACGCCGCTGCCCGGCGTCGAGACCCGCCTGGTGTCCGAGGACGGCGCCGCGGTCCCGCCGGACGGGGAGACGCCCGGGGAGCTGCACGTCCGGGCGCCGCTGCTGTTCAAGGGGTACCTCAACCGGCCCGAGGCGACCGCGGAGTCCTTCACCCCGGACGGCTGGTTCCGCACCGGCGACATCGCCACGATCGGCCCGGACGGCTGGCACCGGATCGTGGGGCGCGCGTCCACCGACCTGATCAAGAGCGGCGGCTACCGGATCGGCGCCGGCGAGATCGAGAACGCGCTGCTCGCCCACCCCGCCGTGCGGGAGGCCGCCGTCGTCGGCACGCCGCACGACGACCTCGGTGAGCAGGTCACGGCCTACGTCGTCGCCGACGGCGTCGGCGAGAGGCAGCTCATCGACTTCGTGGCCGAGCGCCTGTCGGCGCACAAGCGGCCCCGCGTCGTCCACCTGGTCGGCTCCCTGCCCCGCAACGCCATGGGCAAGGTCGTCAAGAGCCGCCTGAGCGAGCTCTAGGGGAGGAGTTCGGTGAGGACGGGCCGGTCCAGGTCGCGGGCGAACGACTCGGGGGCGTCCTCGCCCTCCGCGAAGTACTCCCTCACCCCTCTGGCCCACACGATTCCAAGGAGGACACGATGAAGCTCACGGTGTTCGGGGCGACCGGCGGCACCGGCGTCCAGGTCGTCCGGCGCGCGCTGGACGCCGGGCACGACGTGACCGCCGTCGTCCGCGATCCCGCGGCCCTGCCCGGCGAGATCCGCGCCTGCGCCGACGTCGTCCAGGCCGACGCCATGGACCTCCACGCCGGCCCGGGCGACGACCCGCTCACCAGGTTCGTGGTCAAACCGCTCTTCCTGGGCCCGCTCCTCAAGGCCACCGCGCTCCTCGACATCGCGGGCGACCCGTCCACCATCGGGCATGTCGTCAGCGTCGCGGCCTGAGGCGCCGCGACGGGCAGACACCTGTCATGCCGATCACCTGACGGCGCGCGCCGACCTGCACCTGTCCGAGGGCACCGTCCGCAACTACCTGTCCACCGCGATGGCGAAGATGGCCGAACCCACCCGCGTCCGCGCCGCCGTCGACATGGGCTGGATCTGAGCCGCCGGAAGTCGCCCTGCGGCGCCGCGCACACCGGGCGACGGGGCCTAGGCTTGGGGCCGTGAGCGAGCCATTGGTCGAGCGCATGCAGGGATTCGGCGAGACGATCTTCGCTGAGATGTCGGCACTGGCCG
The sequence above is a segment of the Actinomadura coerulea genome. Coding sequences within it:
- a CDS encoding uridine kinase family protein, which gives rise to MPQSAASHPGGASSSVTYSALAARLLALPPSCGPVRIVAVDGPSGAGKSTFAGHLAEVLVGAPVVRSDDFRVPWDADPLTWWRPLRQAVLGPLRDGRPAVLRRYDWHDDRYGPEESVPPAPVLLIEGVGSAWAKAPAAYRIWIDAPYDLRRARALDRDGPEYAGAWEDWAVREQAHFTADATIDRCDLLVDGTTFTPYRFRTPPGTPD
- a CDS encoding phospholipase D-like domain-containing protein, with the translated sequence MTVSQQEPTPPGDDLLSSPSDDRAHRIRRALERLIGVAATEGNAVTPMRNGDEIFPRMLDEIAGARRTIDMMTYVYWRGDIAHRFADALSERARAGVRVRLLLDGIGAWQIEKDLVERMERAGVTVAWFRKPVYVSPFKQNHRCHRKVLVVDERTAFTGGVGIAEEWCGDARDESEWRDSHFRVRGPAVDGIAAAFAQNWAECHDTLFDDRDRFIGHEPAGDAVVQVVRGSASVGWQDMQTLLRVVLQLAERRLRVASAYFAPDDYFVNLLCGTVARGVEVEMLLPGPHADKRVSRLASQRHYEDLLKCGVRINQFQPSMLHTKILTMDGMVSLIGSTNFNRRSLDHDEEVMLAVIDKDLTATLDAHFEEDLARSQRVDHARWARRSVTQRAKEMSIMPIRRFL
- a CDS encoding acyl-CoA synthetase codes for the protein MDLLGGTGGPVRVAGRELPRDELFGRASAVAAEIRGAGAVAVHATASLETVAAVVGGLLAGVPVVPLPPDSGPAERAHILGDSGAELILAGGRTEVSATEPPLLPVDWLSPHDGGVDAEAAPDATALILYTSGTTGAPKGVLISRSAIAAGLDALAEAWAWTPGDVLVHGLPLFHVHGLVLGVLGPLRVGSPLVHTGRPKPELYAAAARDDGGSLFFGVPTVWSRTAADPSTAGALSGARLLVSGSAPLPVPVFERLSALTGHRPVERYGMTETLITVSARAEGDRRPGYVGTPLPGVETRLVSEDGAAVPPDGETPGELHVRAPLLFKGYLNRPEATAESFTPDGWFRTGDIATIGPDGWHRIVGRASTDLIKSGGYRIGAGEIENALLAHPAVREAAVVGTPHDDLGEQVTAYVVADGVGERQLIDFVAERLSAHKRPRVVHLVGSLPRNAMGKVVKSRLSEL
- a CDS encoding dienelactone hydrolase family protein: MAHVALFHSILGLRSAELAAAERLRRAGHEVLAPDLFGGRTATTLDQGFRTAGQVGWTTVVERARRALQAMPDDTVLAGLSMGAGVVGAVWPERPDTAGVLLLHAPAEIPASVRPGLRVQLHAADPDHFAPPDQVAALRRSARAAGAELEIFRYPGVGHFYTDPGFPDHDSAASELTWSRVLDFLASA
- a CDS encoding CaiB/BaiF CoA transferase family protein — its product is MPGPLEGIVIVDLSRVVAGPQATMTLADLGARVIKVERPGTGDETRGWGPPFAGADRVSTYYLSINRNKESITLDLKSHEGRDVLTRLVRHADVLVENFRAGVLDRLGFPVERLHELNPGLVVLSITGFGHDGPEGGRPGYDAVMQGEAGIMSVTGPPGTPSKVGLSIADILAAGNGVAGVLAALYERTRTGRGAVVRTSLLASVVGAHMFQGTRWTVAREVPESVGNDHPSIAPYGTFRCEDGQIQIGVANQSLWRRFAPIVGLDPDDARYATILDRTARRAELTADIERVLAGGTRDAWLARFGEAGVPAGAIRSIDEVYEWEQTRSQGLVVEVEHPRLGPIELPGPPLRFDGAQPREHTAPPLLGEHTGAVMAWLEERENEERGE
- a CDS encoding NAD(P)H-binding protein, whose protein sequence is MKLTVFGATGGTGVQVVRRALDAGHDVTAVVRDPAALPGEIRACADVVQADAMDLHAGPGDDPLTRFVVKPLFLGPLLKATALLDIAGDPSTIGHVVSVAA